One window of Leptotrichia sp. oral taxon 498 genomic DNA carries:
- the cobM gene encoding precorrin-4 C(11)-methyltransferase has product MKKVYFIGAGPGDPDLITVKGKKIVEKVDVIIYAGSLVNREIVECHKDGAEIYNSASMTLDEVMEVMIKAQKKGKLVARVHTGDPSIYGAIREQMDILDEYGIEYEVIPGVSSFVAAAAAIKKEFTLPDVSQTIICTRLEGRTPVPETESLESLASHKCSMAIFLSVQMIDEVVKRLLKHYDKTTPIAIVQRATWEDQKIVMGTLENIAQKVKDEKITKTAQILVGNFMGGKYSKSKLYDKTFSHEFRRGVEE; this is encoded by the coding sequence ATGAAAAAAGTATACTTCATAGGAGCGGGACCAGGAGATCCTGACTTAATCACAGTGAAAGGGAAAAAGATTGTGGAAAAGGTGGATGTTATTATTTATGCAGGTTCGCTTGTAAATAGGGAAATTGTCGAGTGTCACAAGGATGGAGCTGAAATTTATAATTCTGCTTCAATGACTCTGGATGAAGTGATGGAAGTTATGATAAAGGCACAGAAGAAGGGAAAATTGGTAGCAAGGGTTCACACTGGGGATCCAAGTATTTATGGTGCAATAAGGGAACAAATGGATATTCTGGATGAATATGGGATTGAGTATGAAGTAATTCCAGGAGTGAGTTCATTTGTGGCTGCCGCTGCTGCAATAAAAAAAGAATTCACATTGCCTGATGTGAGTCAGACAATAATTTGTACAAGATTGGAAGGAAGAACTCCAGTACCAGAAACAGAAAGTCTAGAAAGCCTAGCTTCACACAAATGCTCAATGGCAATATTCTTATCTGTACAAATGATTGATGAAGTTGTAAAAAGATTATTAAAACATTATGATAAAACAACGCCAATTGCAATTGTTCAAAGAGCAACTTGGGAAGATCAGAAAATCGTTATGGGAACATTGGAAAACATTGCTCAAAAAGTGAAAGATGAGAAAATTACGAAAACTGCACAAATTTTGGTTGGAAACTTTATGGGGGGTAAATATTCTAAATCTAAACTTTATGATAAGACATTTTCACATGAGTTTAGAAGAGGGGTTGAAGAATAA
- a CDS encoding RNA-guided endonuclease TnpB family protein produces the protein MKYNLAFKYRIYPNKEQELLINKTFGCVRFVYNTILYTANKIYEETGKNKIITPASLKSENQFLKEVDSLALSNAQLNVRRSFTNFFQKRAKFPRFKSKKNSVKSYTTNCVNNSIRIEENKYLVLPKLKRVKLKYHREIPKDYKIKSVTLTNSNGNYYVSVLTEFEKEIQKMPSNDKVIGLDFSMSELFVSSENQRADYPRYFRMLEKKLKKLQKSLSRKVKFSKNWYKQKEKISKLHEYIKNCRRDFLHKLSKKLSETYNAVVVEDLNIKGMSQALNFGKSIGDNGWGMFLRMVEYKLMFLGKQFLKIDKWFPSSKTCSRCGNVKEELKLSERSYKCECCGIEIDRDYNAALNIRNIGKAMLKY, from the coding sequence ATGAAATATAATTTAGCATTCAAATACAGAATTTACCCAAATAAGGAGCAGGAATTATTGATAAATAAGACTTTTGGATGTGTCCGTTTTGTTTACAATACAATTTTGTACACTGCGAATAAAATTTATGAAGAGACTGGAAAAAATAAAATAATTACACCTGCCAGTTTAAAAAGTGAAAACCAATTTTTGAAAGAAGTAGATAGTCTGGCACTTTCAAATGCTCAATTAAATGTAAGACGATCGTTTACGAACTTTTTTCAGAAGAGAGCAAAGTTTCCAAGGTTCAAATCTAAAAAGAATAGTGTTAAAAGTTATACGACAAATTGTGTGAATAATTCGATACGAATTGAGGAAAATAAATATTTGGTTTTGCCAAAATTGAAAAGAGTAAAATTAAAATATCATAGAGAAATACCGAAGGATTACAAGATAAAGTCAGTAACATTGACAAACAGTAATGGAAATTACTATGTTTCTGTTTTGACGGAATTTGAAAAAGAAATTCAAAAAATGCCAAGTAATGATAAAGTGATTGGACTTGATTTTTCAATGTCTGAATTATTTGTCAGTTCTGAAAACCAAAGGGCTGATTATCCAAGATATTTTAGGATGCTGGAGAAAAAATTGAAAAAATTACAGAAATCATTATCAAGAAAAGTGAAATTTTCTAAAAATTGGTATAAGCAAAAAGAGAAAATATCAAAATTACATGAGTATATCAAAAATTGTCGAAGAGATTTTCTACATAAATTATCGAAAAAATTGTCTGAAACATATAATGCTGTGGTTGTTGAGGATTTGAATATAAAAGGGATGAGCCAGGCATTAAATTTTGGTAAAAGTATAGGAGATAATGGGTGGGGAATGTTTTTGAGGATGGTTGAGTATAAACTGATGTTTTTAGGAAAGCAATTTTTGAAGATAGATAAGTGGTTTCCATCGTCGAAAACTTGTAGTAGATGTGGAAACGTTAAAGAGGAGCTGAAATTATCAGAAAGAAGTTATAAATGTGAATGCTGTGGGATTGAAATTGATAGAGATTACAATGCGGCATTGAATATAAGAAACATTGGAAAAGCGATGTTGAAATATTAA
- a CDS encoding NUDIX domain-containing protein, with product MITTLCYLEKDEKYLMLHRTKKENDINKGNWLGIGGKLEAGETPEECLKREVQEETGYELNSYEFRGLVIFNYNDDEPLFMYLYTSSDFSGNQHECDEGNLKWIRKKEIFDLKLWEGDKIFLELLFKNTPFFYLTLNYENDDLLSSKLEFKEKYSCFEVFVPENYVEKIVENLQKYNLLTEGFYADVYSTIDGIGHWKTLEGGNPFDGEIGKSSVANEKIMKFRVKKEFCELAYYLIKEVHPYETPVINVFEMEV from the coding sequence ATGATCACGACATTATGTTATTTAGAAAAAGATGAAAAATATCTGATGCTACACAGGACTAAAAAGGAAAATGATATAAATAAAGGAAACTGGCTAGGAATTGGCGGGAAATTGGAAGCTGGGGAAACACCTGAAGAGTGCTTAAAAAGAGAAGTTCAAGAGGAAACTGGCTACGAATTGAATAGTTATGAATTTCGTGGACTTGTGATTTTTAATTACAACGATGATGAGCCGCTATTTATGTATCTTTACACAAGTTCAGATTTTTCAGGAAATCAGCATGAATGTGATGAAGGCAACTTAAAATGGATTCGTAAAAAAGAAATTTTTGATTTAAAATTGTGGGAGGGCGACAAAATATTTTTAGAATTATTGTTTAAAAATACACCATTTTTTTATTTGACTTTAAACTATGAAAACGACGATTTATTGAGTTCAAAATTAGAATTTAAAGAAAAATATAGCTGTTTTGAAGTTTTTGTTCCAGAAAATTATGTGGAAAAAATTGTGGAAAACTTACAAAAGTACAACCTTTTGACAGAAGGATTTTATGCAGATGTTTATTCTACAATTGATGGAATTGGACATTGGAAAACTTTGGAAGGTGGGAATCCTTTTGATGGAGAAATTGGAAAATCAAGTGTTGCCAATGAAAAAATTATGAAATTTAGAGTGAAAAAAGAATTTTGTGAGTTAGCGTATTATTTGATTAAGGAGGTTCATCCTTATGAAACGCCTGTGATTAATGTGTTTGAGATGGAAGTGTAG
- the cbiG gene encoding cobalt-precorrin 5A hydrolase — MRTAVYCVSKNGYETCLKIRDNVYKNLHIYVSQRVANMLNLESENVENLFVINERVPILLEKTFDKYDLHIFVAATGAVVRIIEGKFKSKDTDPAVITVDDHANFVISLLSGHLGGANEECRKIADGIGAIPVITTASDVGGKIAVDTLSQKIKAKLESLDDAKRVTSLIVNGENVSIHLPKNIVENNKNCAGAIIVSNRKNIEISKIIPKNIILGIGCKRNTPKEKIIEKINYVMETQNLEMDSIKKAASAWVKSDEIGLLEAMTELNIPIEFFEKEKILEVENLIEERSEFVKNQIGVYGVSEPCAYLASSRKGNFLVKKVKLGEVTISIFEEEM, encoded by the coding sequence ATGAGAACAGCAGTATATTGCGTAAGCAAAAACGGATATGAAACCTGTCTAAAAATACGAGACAATGTTTATAAAAATTTGCATATTTATGTGTCACAAAGAGTGGCAAATATGCTCAATCTTGAAAGTGAAAATGTGGAAAATTTATTTGTGATAAATGAGCGAGTGCCGATTTTATTAGAAAAAACATTTGATAAATATGATTTACATATTTTCGTTGCGGCGACTGGAGCAGTTGTGAGAATTATTGAAGGAAAATTTAAAAGCAAGGACACAGACCCAGCTGTTATTACAGTTGATGACCACGCTAATTTTGTGATTTCATTGCTTTCAGGACATCTTGGAGGGGCAAATGAAGAATGTAGAAAGATTGCGGATGGAATTGGAGCAATCCCAGTAATTACAACTGCTTCTGATGTTGGTGGAAAAATTGCGGTTGACACATTGTCGCAAAAAATTAAAGCAAAATTGGAAAGTTTGGACGATGCCAAAAGAGTTACTTCGCTTATCGTAAACGGAGAAAATGTGAGCATTCATTTGCCAAAAAATATCGTAGAAAATAATAAAAATTGTGCTGGAGCAATAATTGTTTCAAACAGAAAAAATATTGAAATTTCTAAAATTATTCCCAAAAATATTATTCTCGGAATCGGCTGCAAAAGAAATACACCAAAAGAAAAAATTATCGAAAAAATAAATTATGTAATGGAAACTCAAAATTTAGAAATGGACTCGATAAAAAAAGCCGCATCCGCTTGGGTAAAATCTGATGAAATTGGACTTTTAGAAGCAATGACTGAATTAAATATTCCAATAGAATTTTTTGAAAAAGAAAAAATTTTGGAAGTAGAAAATTTAATTGAAGAGCGTTCAGAATTTGTAAAAAATCAAATCGGAGTGTACGGAGTTTCTGAGCCTTGTGCCTATCTAGCTTCGAGCAGAAAAGGAAATTTTTTGGTGAAAAAAGTGAAGCTGGGAGAAGTTACGATTTCAATTTTTGAGGAGGAAATGTGA
- a CDS encoding tetratricopeptide repeat protein — protein sequence MKKLIYAITIFLATSLGANAYTLRECVQETLSKRGVKQSIIDETSEFLLYSKGGMSIIPQKNEINSLINKAEKLLKKDKNNIQIKQYLISIYSIKGDTQSILKAKKLLEENLKEKDITDFESWSMSGFYYYQIGEKKKAQEYFDKIKEKYKDRPAVYKLIEIVLTDIDLLSRSKKFSDTVEDLATNEKDLEEIEKNSKNQVENLKIVEDFFQSEQNKREFGVVDELVYNFNFLIHASKIYELMEENSKGSKGLDLKTREEIKNYYLKNIANNKKMTEDAIRYNIVPESTYLLLITVVTSIDEEEGKQFVNELEKTKLYKIIKELEK from the coding sequence ATGAAAAAATTAATTTATGCAATTACAATTTTTTTAGCAACAAGTTTAGGAGCAAATGCATACACGCTTAGGGAATGTGTTCAGGAAACGCTTTCAAAAAGGGGAGTAAAACAAAGCATAATTGATGAAACATCAGAATTCTTGTTGTATTCAAAAGGTGGAATGTCGATTATTCCACAAAAAAATGAAATCAATAGTTTGATTAATAAAGCAGAAAAGTTATTAAAAAAGGATAAAAATAATATTCAAATTAAACAATATTTGATTTCAATATATTCAATAAAAGGTGATACGCAAAGTATTTTAAAAGCTAAAAAATTGCTTGAAGAAAATTTGAAAGAAAAAGATATTACCGATTTTGAATCTTGGAGCATGAGTGGATTTTATTATTATCAAATTGGAGAAAAGAAAAAAGCACAAGAATATTTTGATAAAATTAAGGAAAAATATAAGGACAGACCGGCTGTTTATAAATTGATAGAGATCGTTCTCACAGATATTGATTTATTAAGTAGAAGTAAAAAATTTAGTGATACTGTTGAGGATTTGGCAACAAATGAAAAGGATTTGGAAGAAATTGAAAAAAATTCTAAGAACCAAGTTGAAAATCTCAAAATTGTAGAAGATTTTTTTCAATCTGAACAAAATAAAAGAGAATTTGGCGTTGTAGATGAACTTGTTTATAATTTTAATTTTTTGATTCATGCTTCAAAAATTTATGAATTAATGGAAGAAAATTCGAAAGGATCAAAAGGACTTGATTTGAAAACTAGAGAAGAAATAAAAAATTATTATTTAAAAAATATTGCAAATAATAAAAAAATGACAGAAGATGCGATAAGATATAATATTGTACCAGAAAGTACATATTTGTTGCTAATAACAGTGGTAACTTCAATTGATGAAGAAGAAGGAAAACAATTTGTAAATGAACTAGAAAAAACTAAACTTTATAAAATAATAAAAGAACTAGAAAAATAA
- a CDS encoding flavin reductase codes for MFKKLDKDGLYYGFPVLLMTTEDKESGKSNITPLSSSFVLGKTIVIGIGLRNKGFKNIEMGSDVTFNIPDKNLYENVKKIEKFTGDIEVPEIKQKMGYEYCEDKFKVAKFTELRGKTVDSVRIKECPIHIETKVENIVKKDWFAIVTCEIQGIFVDEKILKDDTHIDTQKWKPLIYKFREYTSTGDRLGLNFNFQEI; via the coding sequence ATGTTTAAAAAATTAGATAAAGATGGGTTATATTATGGATTTCCAGTATTATTGATGACTACAGAAGATAAGGAAAGTGGTAAAAGTAATATAACACCGCTATCCTCTTCTTTTGTACTTGGAAAAACAATAGTCATAGGAATAGGATTGAGAAATAAAGGTTTTAAAAATATTGAAATGGGCTCAGATGTAACTTTTAATATTCCTGATAAAAATTTATATGAAAATGTAAAAAAAATCGAAAAATTTACAGGTGATATAGAAGTACCTGAAATAAAGCAGAAAATGGGATATGAATATTGTGAAGATAAATTTAAGGTTGCTAAATTTACTGAATTAAGAGGAAAAACGGTGGATTCTGTGAGAATAAAAGAATGTCCGATTCATATAGAAACCAAAGTAGAAAATATAGTAAAAAAAGACTGGTTTGCCATTGTAACTTGTGAAATACAAGGAATTTTCGTTGATGAGAAAATATTGAAAGATGATACACATATTGATACACAAAAATGGAAACCATTGATTTATAAATTTAGAGAATATACTTCAACAGGTGATAGATTGGGATTAAATTTCAACTTTCAGGAAATTTAA